From the genome of Candidatus Aminicenantes bacterium, one region includes:
- a CDS encoding Nif3-like dinuclear metal center hexameric protein, which yields MTPTRMMHRDDLDQWLRRFYQTDDFKDYCHNGLQVEGRREIRRVVLGVSLNGLLLKAAVNYMADAVIVHHGFFGRDLFRLTGIRQRWVATLLKHEISLFGIHLPMDAHPVLGHNALITGWMGGNSPEPLGPGFLSDNATAAPLDELLRRLAKHLPGREGESRAVPGHDEQGFRLEWRHGFQVLANGPEMPRRLAVVSGGSADLYESAVSRGVDAFFCGEIKEPIPALSRETRTHFINLGHYRSELPGIRALRDELASRLNLHARFVDVPNPI from the coding sequence ATGACACCAACGCGCATGATGCATCGGGATGATCTGGACCAATGGCTGCGCCGCTTTTATCAAACAGATGATTTCAAAGACTATTGTCACAATGGCCTCCAGGTTGAAGGCCGGCGTGAAATCCGGCGCGTAGTCCTGGGTGTCTCCTTGAACGGGCTGCTGCTTAAGGCCGCCGTAAACTACATGGCGGACGCGGTTATCGTGCATCACGGTTTTTTCGGACGGGACTTGTTCCGCCTGACCGGGATCCGGCAACGCTGGGTCGCCACCCTTCTCAAACACGAAATCTCCCTGTTCGGCATCCACCTGCCCATGGACGCCCATCCCGTGTTGGGGCACAACGCCTTGATAACCGGGTGGATGGGCGGCAACTCGCCTGAACCGCTGGGTCCGGGGTTCCTGTCTGACAACGCCACGGCAGCGCCCCTTGATGAGCTGCTGCGCCGCCTGGCAAAACACCTCCCCGGCCGGGAGGGTGAAAGCAGGGCGGTTCCGGGTCACGACGAACAGGGATTTCGCCTGGAATGGCGCCACGGCTTCCAGGTCCTGGCCAACGGTCCTGAAATGCCCCGTCGTCTGGCCGTGGTTTCCGGTGGATCCGCAGACTTGTATGAAAGCGCCGTATCAAGGGGAGTGGATGCTTTTTTCTGCGGGGAAATCAAGGAACCGATACCCGCATTGTCCCGTGAAACCCGAACCCACTTCATCAACCTGGGCCATTACCGTTCGGAACTGCCCGGGATCCGGGCCCTGCGGGATGAACTGGCTTCCCGCCTGAACCTGCATGCCCGGTTCGTTGACGTACCCAATCCCATTTAA
- a CDS encoding TraB/GumN family protein: MKTERRTPMTKFKRTWTKLAVIAAMAAGITCPLDARHFLWSVKGEQGSAYIMGSIHLLKKDYFPLPAAIRNAFAECGALAVEADISADKMAGAALMQMQLGMYAEDDSLKNHVSTKTWQLAERKLSELGMDIKGFSRFKPWMLALTIVSMEMMRMGFDPRWGVDRYFLEIAPEEMEILELEGLKSQMELFNGFSEAMSERFLFFNIQESENARKQVEDMVAAWFTGDIDAMESLLTRSIQDHPELTDLYDKIVYQRNRSMTERILELLSAEQKLFVVVGAAHLVGDKGIISRLRGRGYLVQQL; this comes from the coding sequence ATGAAAACCGAAAGGAGAACGCCCATGACCAAATTTAAGAGAACCTGGACGAAACTGGCGGTCATTGCCGCCATGGCGGCGGGGATCACTTGTCCCCTGGATGCCAGGCACTTTTTGTGGTCCGTTAAAGGCGAACAGGGATCGGCGTACATCATGGGATCGATTCACCTATTAAAGAAAGACTATTTTCCCCTGCCCGCAGCCATCCGTAACGCCTTTGCCGAATGTGGCGCCCTGGCGGTGGAAGCCGACATCTCCGCGGACAAAATGGCCGGGGCCGCTCTGATGCAGATGCAACTGGGAATGTATGCTGAGGACGACAGCCTGAAAAACCACGTGTCCACAAAAACCTGGCAATTGGCCGAGCGCAAGCTGAGCGAATTGGGCATGGATATCAAGGGCTTCTCCCGTTTCAAGCCCTGGATGCTGGCCCTCACCATTGTCAGCATGGAGATGATGCGCATGGGGTTCGATCCACGTTGGGGTGTGGACCGGTATTTCCTGGAAATCGCGCCGGAAGAAATGGAAATCCTGGAACTCGAGGGGCTGAAGTCGCAAATGGAGCTGTTTAACGGTTTCTCTGAAGCCATGAGTGAGCGCTTCCTGTTTTTCAACATCCAGGAATCCGAGAATGCGCGCAAACAGGTCGAAGACATGGTAGCCGCCTGGTTCACCGGCGACATCGACGCCATGGAATCCCTGCTGACCCGCAGTATCCAGGATCACCCCGAACTGACCGACCTCTATGATAAAATTGTGTATCAGCGCAACCGATCCATGACTGAACGCATCCTGGAACTGTTGTCAGCGGAACAAAAGCTTTTTGTGGTAGTGGGGGCGGCCCATCTGGTGGGGGATAAAGGTATCATCTCCCGGCTGCGTGGACGCGGATACCTCGTTCAACAACTGTAA
- the ligA gene encoding DNA ligase (NAD(+)) LigA → MDVRRRIRELSRLLLHHQYLYYVLSRPEITDLEYDRLFSELSELEKRYPQWALINSPTRRVGSDLDNSLEEHPHTVEVLSLDKEYTTAKVVEWMCKLADRHGDHTGFVAEEKLDGASVVLYYRKGELFRALTRGDGYSGNDVTANVRTIPSVPLVLESSDDLVVRGEVFMHRDDFLAFNQRLENRYSSPRNLAAGTLRQLKSSQAARVPLRFNGYEAWMDAGKVAWNSKGTSLSLKTDHVARLSYLQNAGFRMKGHAGFFCRDVGRCREVSQRIPELAAGTLEEFESFVNNARDRRGALNYEIDGLVIKINEIPLRETLGATAHHPRWALAFKFDAPEAETRLLGIQVQVGRNGRVTPVAELEPVVVGGSTVSRATLHNQEYINTLELRIKDRVRISRRGDVIPAVEKVVEPADGHGSIFQLPNNCPFCDSDLVRQGAHHFCPNRDCPERQRRALIHFTARAQMDIESLGEKTIHFLYEKDLVRRIPDIYTFDPDQLLGEAGFKQRKISAICEGVEASRNQPFSRVLAALGIEGIGAAAVRLLIENGFDSMHKLIATAAQGDAEPFAAIHGFGETTARALVEYFQDSENLKMIRELEACGLQMQAQKESGEGDRSLENTVWVITGSFKHYSPRSRAADEISQRGGRIAATVTNRTTHLLKGESPGSKLERALETGATIVDEEQFIDLLRAK, encoded by the coding sequence ATGGATGTGCGCAGGCGAATCAGGGAACTTTCGCGCCTGCTGCTCCACCATCAATACCTCTATTACGTGCTTTCCCGGCCGGAAATCACGGACCTTGAATACGACCGCTTGTTCAGTGAACTGTCGGAATTGGAAAAACGTTACCCGCAATGGGCATTGATCAACTCCCCCACCCGGCGTGTGGGCTCGGACCTGGATAACAGCCTGGAAGAGCACCCACACACGGTTGAGGTCCTTTCACTGGATAAAGAGTATACAACCGCCAAAGTGGTGGAATGGATGTGCAAACTTGCCGATCGCCACGGTGACCATACCGGTTTCGTTGCGGAAGAAAAGCTCGACGGCGCATCGGTTGTACTCTATTACCGCAAAGGAGAATTGTTTCGCGCCCTGACACGGGGCGACGGGTACAGCGGCAATGATGTCACCGCCAACGTGCGCACCATACCGTCGGTTCCTTTGGTACTGGAATCCAGCGACGACCTGGTTGTGCGCGGTGAAGTGTTCATGCATCGCGATGACTTCCTGGCCTTTAACCAGAGATTGGAAAACCGCTATTCCAGTCCCCGCAATCTGGCCGCGGGAACGCTTCGGCAATTGAAATCATCCCAGGCCGCCCGCGTTCCCCTGCGCTTCAACGGGTATGAAGCATGGATGGACGCCGGAAAAGTCGCGTGGAATTCCAAAGGCACTTCCCTGAGCCTGAAAACGGACCACGTGGCGCGCTTGTCTTATTTGCAGAATGCAGGATTCCGCATGAAAGGCCATGCGGGATTCTTTTGCCGCGATGTCGGACGTTGCCGGGAAGTTTCCCAACGCATTCCGGAACTCGCGGCTGGTACGCTGGAGGAATTCGAATCCTTTGTGAATAATGCCCGTGACCGGCGCGGTGCGCTGAATTACGAAATCGACGGCCTCGTGATCAAGATCAATGAAATCCCGCTGCGTGAAACCCTCGGTGCCACGGCCCATCATCCCCGTTGGGCCCTAGCTTTTAAATTCGACGCCCCGGAAGCCGAAACCCGGCTTCTGGGAATTCAGGTTCAAGTCGGACGCAACGGCAGGGTAACCCCGGTGGCGGAGTTGGAGCCGGTCGTCGTGGGGGGCAGCACGGTTTCCAGGGCTACGCTGCACAACCAGGAGTACATCAACACCCTTGAACTGCGCATAAAAGATCGGGTGCGGATTTCGCGCCGCGGGGATGTCATCCCCGCCGTGGAAAAAGTAGTGGAACCGGCGGACGGCCACGGTTCGATATTTCAACTCCCAAACAACTGTCCTTTCTGCGATTCAGACCTGGTGCGCCAGGGTGCCCATCATTTCTGCCCCAATCGCGATTGCCCGGAGCGGCAACGTCGCGCCCTGATCCACTTTACCGCACGCGCCCAGATGGATATCGAAAGCCTGGGCGAGAAAACCATCCATTTTCTTTATGAAAAAGACCTGGTTCGGCGCATACCCGATATCTACACCTTTGATCCGGACCAATTGCTTGGTGAAGCAGGATTCAAGCAGCGAAAAATCTCCGCCATTTGTGAAGGCGTGGAAGCCAGTCGCAACCAGCCCTTTTCCCGGGTACTGGCGGCATTGGGAATTGAGGGAATCGGCGCCGCCGCCGTGCGTTTGTTGATCGAAAACGGTTTTGATTCCATGCACAAGCTGATTGCCACGGCCGCACAGGGTGATGCGGAGCCTTTTGCCGCGATTCATGGTTTCGGAGAGACCACGGCCAGGGCCCTGGTGGAATACTTCCAGGACAGCGAAAATCTGAAGATGATTCGTGAACTGGAAGCCTGCGGCCTGCAAATGCAGGCACAAAAGGAAAGCGGTGAAGGCGATCGTTCACTGGAAAACACCGTGTGGGTCATCACCGGCTCTTTCAAACACTATTCTCCCCGTTCCCGCGCCGCCGATGAAATCAGTCAACGTGGGGGCCGTATCGCTGCAACCGTCACCAACCGCACCACCCACCTTTTGAAGGGCGAATCCCCCGGCTCCAAACTCGAAAGGGCCCTTGAAACCGGGGCGACCATTGTAGACGAAGAACAATTCATTGACCTGCTGAGAGCAAAATGA
- a CDS encoding metalloregulator ArsR/SmtB family transcription factor: MSTLSRFKALSDPMRLRIIHLLLHMELNVNELVAVLRTGQSRVSHHLRMLAVGGLVTHRRQGLWTFYAAARDGEGGAFLKAVRSFLGDTPENEADIEAAQRVVMQRESETTRFFDNIAEDWDALRREIFGDFDLASLILNTIPPVDTGVDLGCGAGDLIPLLLRRCRRVIGVDNSPRMLESAHRRFQNQKGAVDLRIGGLRHLPLRDAEADLAIIHMVLHHLEDPVEVFDEAHRVLKPRAPFLIVDFLRHDRKEMRQRYGDRWLGFDREQIHAWLQKSGFSAGRIETIALQKGLEGFFLPATKIDMQN, from the coding sequence ATGTCGACACTTTCCCGTTTCAAGGCGCTGTCGGACCCCATGCGTCTGCGTATCATCCATCTATTGCTCCACATGGAGTTGAACGTCAACGAATTGGTTGCCGTATTGCGTACCGGGCAGTCACGTGTTTCCCATCATCTGCGCATGTTGGCCGTGGGGGGACTGGTCACCCACCGACGCCAGGGGTTGTGGACCTTTTATGCCGCCGCCCGTGATGGAGAAGGCGGCGCGTTTCTAAAGGCCGTGCGCTCGTTTCTGGGTGATACTCCCGAGAATGAGGCGGATATCGAGGCGGCACAACGCGTAGTCATGCAGCGTGAATCTGAAACCACGCGTTTTTTCGACAATATCGCCGAGGACTGGGATGCCTTGAGGCGGGAAATTTTCGGCGATTTCGACCTCGCATCGTTGATTTTAAACACCATTCCGCCCGTGGACACGGGGGTCGACCTGGGTTGCGGTGCGGGAGATTTGATTCCCCTGCTGTTGCGGCGATGCCGCCGGGTCATCGGTGTAGACAATTCCCCCCGCATGCTTGAAAGCGCCCATCGTCGTTTTCAAAATCAAAAAGGCGCGGTGGATCTGCGCATTGGCGGCTTGCGACACCTTCCCCTGCGGGACGCGGAAGCGGATCTGGCGATCATTCACATGGTGCTGCATCATCTGGAAGACCCGGTTGAGGTGTTTGACGAAGCCCATCGAGTATTGAAACCACGGGCCCCCTTCCTGATTGTGGATTTCCTCCGCCATGATCGTAAAGAGATGCGGCAGCGATATGGAGATCGCTGGTTGGGTTTTGACCGGGAGCAGATCCATGCCTGGTTGCAAAAAAGCGGCTTTTCCGCCGGACGGATAGAGACCATTGCGTTGCAAAAGGGGCTGGAGGGATTTTTTCTTCCGGCTACAAAAATAGATATGCAAAATTAA
- a CDS encoding adenosylhomocysteinase has product MNFIELDLDLKYRVADISQAEWGRKEMELAEGEMPGLMAVREKYGADKPLAGHKITGSLHMTIQTAMLIETLVELGADVRWASCNIFSTQDHAAAAIAAADKAAVFAWKGETLDEYWWCLEQALTWPDGSGPDLIVDDGGDATLFVHEGVRGEADPARLKKSYDHADFQALIQRLLRAYQADPKRWQQVAANIRGVSEETTTGVSRLYQLEREGNLLFPAINVNDSVTKSKFDNLYGCRESLSDGIKRATDVMLAGKKALVMGFGDVGKGSAQSLKAYGARVFVSEIDPICALQAAMEGYPVVRTDDVVADMDIFVTATGNFKVLTGAHMEQMKDGAIVCNIGHFDNEIEMDYLEKSPQCRRRNIKPQVDQWTLVSGRSIIVLAEGRLVNLGCATGHPSFVMSSSFTNQVLAQIKLAGENHDKKVYVLPKYLDEEVARLHLERLGAQLTRLTPEQAEYLGVDVNGPYKSDHYRY; this is encoded by the coding sequence ATGAATTTTATTGAACTGGACCTTGATCTGAAATACCGCGTTGCGGATATTTCACAGGCCGAATGGGGCCGCAAGGAAATGGAGCTGGCGGAAGGGGAAATGCCCGGACTGATGGCGGTGCGCGAGAAGTACGGTGCCGACAAACCCCTTGCGGGCCATAAAATCACCGGCAGCCTGCACATGACCATTCAAACGGCCATGTTGATTGAAACGCTGGTTGAATTGGGGGCGGATGTGCGCTGGGCTTCCTGCAACATTTTTTCCACCCAGGACCATGCCGCGGCCGCCATTGCCGCCGCCGACAAAGCCGCCGTGTTCGCCTGGAAAGGAGAAACCCTGGACGAGTACTGGTGGTGTCTTGAACAGGCCCTGACATGGCCGGACGGCAGTGGTCCCGACCTGATCGTGGACGACGGCGGGGACGCCACATTGTTTGTGCATGAGGGTGTCCGCGGTGAAGCGGATCCCGCCCGCCTAAAGAAATCCTATGATCATGCGGACTTTCAGGCCCTGATCCAGCGCCTGCTGCGGGCATACCAGGCTGATCCGAAACGCTGGCAACAGGTGGCCGCCAACATTCGCGGGGTTTCCGAAGAAACCACGACCGGAGTGAGCCGCTTGTATCAATTGGAGCGTGAGGGAAATTTGCTGTTTCCCGCCATTAATGTCAATGACTCGGTAACCAAGTCCAAGTTCGACAACCTTTACGGTTGCCGAGAGTCCCTGAGTGACGGCATCAAGCGGGCCACCGACGTCATGCTGGCCGGGAAAAAGGCTCTGGTGATGGGTTTTGGAGATGTCGGCAAGGGAAGCGCTCAATCCCTGAAGGCATACGGCGCGCGTGTTTTTGTGTCGGAAATCGATCCCATCTGCGCCCTGCAGGCCGCCATGGAAGGGTATCCCGTCGTGCGTACCGATGACGTAGTGGCCGATATGGATATATTCGTGACCGCCACGGGCAACTTCAAGGTCCTGACCGGAGCACACATGGAGCAAATGAAAGACGGTGCCATCGTCTGCAACATCGGCCACTTTGATAACGAGATCGAGATGGATTACCTGGAGAAGAGTCCCCAGTGCCGTCGTCGCAACATCAAACCCCAGGTCGATCAATGGACTCTTGTTTCGGGCCGTTCAATCATCGTTCTGGCCGAAGGCCGATTGGTTAACCTGGGTTGTGCCACCGGGCACCCCAGCTTCGTGATGAGCTCGAGTTTCACCAACCAGGTCCTGGCCCAGATCAAGCTGGCCGGTGAGAATCACGATAAAAAGGTGTACGTACTGCCCAAGTACCTGGATGAAGAAGTGGCGCGACTGCATCTGGAAAGGCTGGGTGCGCAGCTCACCCGCTTGACACCTGAACAGGCGGAATACCTTGGCGTGGACGTGAACGGACCGTACAAATCGGACCACTACCGTTATTAA